From Echinicola soli, a single genomic window includes:
- a CDS encoding RHS repeat domain-containing protein, with translation MISHGSGIAGAPKAYLNMLVLDRNHNYVTSSFIQVSTSAKENGSDIPHEYRKINPVTIKEPGYAYIYLSNESTTPTEVFFDDMQVMQASGYIVQKDDYYPFGMSFNSYTKPSSTSQAFKFNGKERDEVTGWDDFGARMYMSDLGRWGVIDPMADQMRRYSPYNYAFDNPIRFIDPDGMLPADSRFENYENYDYGSFSILGGNLEGTNDLLGIGHQNLIFPPLYIGSQNDKKDKIYEGGTMDMFTIERTRLDPYVGPSRWRGSGNWASTTLSLMAYDLGTFEPSDLAWQKWAVYGVIGVAAITTSMLQYNDDPFPKPWYTDRPKNYIPKAPEGFNPKRFDGGFPPNNVAKWALIGAGTYKIYKNYKKSIRTNNVHKPALMDKTYVAPSPKLYRKP, from the coding sequence ATGATCAGCCATGGAAGCGGTATTGCAGGGGCGCCCAAGGCCTATCTGAACATGTTAGTGCTGGACAGGAACCATAATTATGTCACAAGCTCCTTTATCCAGGTGAGCACATCGGCAAAAGAAAACGGCTCCGATATCCCCCACGAATACCGAAAAATCAATCCGGTCACGATCAAAGAGCCTGGATATGCTTATATTTACCTATCCAATGAGAGTACAACTCCCACGGAAGTGTTCTTTGACGATATGCAGGTGATGCAGGCTTCGGGATATATCGTGCAGAAGGATGATTACTATCCTTTTGGGATGAGCTTTAACTCTTATACAAAACCGAGTTCCACGTCCCAGGCATTCAAGTTCAATGGAAAGGAAAGGGATGAAGTGACCGGATGGGATGATTTTGGGGCCAGGATGTATATGAGTGATCTTGGACGGTGGGGTGTGATTGACCCGATGGCCGATCAGATGAGGAGATATTCCCCTTATAACTATGCTTTTGATAATCCTATCAGATTCATTGATCCGGACGGGATGTTGCCTGCGGATTCAAGATTTGAAAATTACGAGAATTATGATTATGGCTCTTTTTCAATTCTGGGTGGAAATTTGGAAGGAACTAATGATCTATTAGGTATTGGCCATCAGAATTTAATTTTTCCCCCTTTATATATTGGCTCCCAGAACGATAAAAAAGACAAAATATATGAGGGAGGTACGATGGATATGTTTACTATTGAAAGAACAAGATTGGATCCCTATGTAGGACCTTCAAGGTGGAGAGGTAGCGGAAATTGGGCTTCAACTACTTTATCTCTTATGGCTTATGATTTGGGTACTTTTGAACCGTCAGATTTAGCTTGGCAAAAATGGGCTGTATATGGGGTGATTGGTGTGGCTGCAATAACAACGTCAATGCTCCAATATAATGATGATCCATTTCCTAAACCATGGTATACTGATAGACCTAAAAATTATATACCAAAAGCTCCAGAAGGGTTTAATCCAAAAAGATTTGATGGGGGTTTCCCTCCAAATAATGTTGCCAAATGGGCATTAATTGGAGCAGGAACATATAAAATATATAAAAACTATAAGAAAAGTATAAGAACTAATAATGTTCATAAACCAGCACTTATGGATAAAACATACGTAGCTCCTTCACCTAAATTATATCGAAAACCTTAA
- a CDS encoding RHS repeat-associated core domain-containing protein, whose protein sequence is MYKTGWYDFHARQYDAALGRWFAVDPDGEFVGPILGAMAAGAAQSALFYAASLTAGNSWDWGQFASQVGRGALMGGLANAASTAVSTGSAAGLNSLGISPQTSGFIGGALGSWPGTLVAGGSIDWGMAAGKALLAGASARNAIEAQMPITGQRGNFAIPVFRDDYVSLPVHTIEALEGYDLAGWHKLFASGYNPVVAGVYGGRQAFADTPFGGAILSIPEMVGGEMALSAAVRGVKAVAKGGSFLKGGKTFSQFKTSYWATRTKPTFQPIRMSSGKVFKVHMELHHRFIPQRAKWAPNWLKNNRLNLQPLNTIQHGIRDPYRYRFFPKEIKNAINSGNTFGY, encoded by the coding sequence TTGTATAAGACCGGCTGGTATGATTTTCATGCCAGGCAGTATGATGCGGCACTGGGACGGTGGTTTGCGGTGGATCCGGATGGGGAGTTTGTGGGGCCGATCCTCGGGGCGATGGCCGCCGGTGCGGCACAGAGTGCCCTGTTCTATGCGGCCAGTCTGACGGCAGGCAACAGCTGGGACTGGGGGCAGTTTGCAAGTCAGGTAGGTAGAGGGGCTTTGATGGGCGGTCTGGCAAACGCTGCATCCACTGCGGTAAGTACCGGCTCAGCAGCGGGGCTGAACTCGCTTGGTATCAGCCCCCAGACATCTGGTTTTATAGGAGGGGCATTGGGTTCATGGCCCGGTACATTGGTGGCAGGAGGTTCTATAGACTGGGGGATGGCTGCCGGTAAGGCACTGCTGGCCGGTGCTTCCGCCCGAAATGCGATAGAAGCCCAAATGCCTATTACGGGTCAGCGGGGAAATTTCGCCATTCCTGTATTTCGTGACGATTATGTGTCCTTACCTGTCCACACCATTGAGGCGCTGGAAGGGTATGACCTGGCAGGATGGCATAAGCTTTTTGCCAGCGGATATAATCCGGTAGTGGCCGGAGTATATGGTGGACGACAGGCCTTTGCCGACACCCCTTTCGGTGGTGCGATATTGAGTATCCCTGAGATGGTTGGTGGGGAGATGGCTTTGAGTGCGGCAGTGAGAGGGGTGAAGGCAGTAGCAAAGGGAGGTAGTTTCCTTAAAGGAGGCAAAACATTCTCGCAATTTAAAACTTCATATTGGGCTACCAGAACTAAACCAACTTTTCAGCCGATAAGGATGTCCAGCGGGAAAGTGTTTAAAGTTCATATGGAGCTCCATCATAGATTTATCCCTCAAAGGGCAAAATGGGCTCCAAATTGGCTAAAGAACAACAGGTTGAATTTGCAGCCTTTAAATACAATACAGCACGGAATCAGAGACCCGTACAGGTATAGGTTTTTCCCTAAAGAAATTAAGAACGCAATAAATAGTGGCAATACTTTTGGATACTAA
- a CDS encoding RHS repeat-associated core domain-containing protein has product MKSMDWPSHWRACPVAYFGMKPGDKVSAEVWAKYLDPETKGASGSSFAQLIEDLSNNASHIVLDGATAGTDPVIPFAGMISHGSGQAGAPKAYLNLLVLDRNQNYVSSSFVQVSTSAKENGSDIPHEYRKINPVTIKEPGYVYIYLSNETGSRIEVFPDSHTGQAFDDFKVTHTHSPIVQKDDYYPFGMSFNSYSRPGATSQKYLYNKGSELIDDLNLGLYWTPNRFYDPAIGRFLGTDKLSDMYTSISPMVFGFNNPIKFNDPTGLLGECDDCPEVDLPEVTVTASRLQEANPDYSLLFEQFRNSTNTVYRNLGYVAQNKGAKEARDLLTRGRPLHYSDFEA; this is encoded by the coding sequence ATGAAGTCTATGGATTGGCCAAGTCACTGGAGAGCCTGTCCCGTAGCGTATTTCGGGATGAAACCCGGTGACAAGGTATCGGCAGAGGTATGGGCGAAATACCTCGATCCGGAGACCAAGGGGGCTTCAGGCTCCTCCTTCGCCCAGCTAATTGAGGACCTTTCGAACAATGCCAGCCACATAGTGTTGGACGGAGCGACCGCTGGCACTGATCCGGTCATTCCGTTTGCCGGGATGATCAGCCATGGCAGCGGCCAGGCCGGTGCCCCGAAGGCCTATCTGAACCTGTTGGTGCTGGACAGGAACCAAAACTATGTCAGCAGTTCTTTCGTCCAAGTGAGCACATCGGCAAAAGAAAATGGATCGGATATTCCCCACGAATACCGAAAAATCAATCCGGTCACGATCAAAGAGCCGGGATATGTGTATATTTACCTATCAAACGAGACAGGTTCCCGTATTGAAGTGTTTCCCGATAGCCATACGGGACAGGCTTTTGATGACTTTAAGGTGACGCACACCCACAGTCCCATCGTACAGAAGGATGATTACTATCCTTTTGGGATGAGTTTTAATTCTTATAGCAGGCCGGGTGCTACGAGTCAAAAGTACCTTTATAACAAGGGAAGTGAATTGATCGATGATCTGAATCTTGGTTTGTACTGGACGCCGAACAGGTTTTATGATCCTGCAATTGGGCGGTTTTTGGGTACGGACAAACTGTCGGATATGTACACTTCGATAAGTCCGATGGTATTTGGGTTCAACAACCCGATCAAATTCAACGATCCAACTGGACTGTTAGGGGAGTGTGACGATTGTCCTGAAGTGGATCTGCCGGAAGTCACGGTCACCGCCAGTAGATTGCAGGAAGCAAATCCGGATTATTCCCTGCTCTTTGAACAGTTCAGAAATAGTACCAATACTGTTTATAGGAATCTGGGGTATGTTGCTCAGAATAAAGGTGCAAAGGAGGCTCGGGATTTATTAACCAGGGGGAGACCCCTTCATTACAGTGACTTTGAGGCATAG
- a CDS encoding SPRY domain-containing protein: MSEWKKILLSILLGFVGVIIWNIYYDSYEKSYTIGKVVGKAVGMKSGTVIEFEFYYQGRKIKGGTGMGDYSLRAGDRYVVEFSKEKLDLSEALLYYPVPDTVDVEVPWDGWPEVPNELKIYRRKRMELFGLYDWIYGD; encoded by the coding sequence ATGAGTGAGTGGAAAAAAATATTGTTGTCTATATTATTGGGCTTCGTTGGAGTTATTATTTGGAACATTTATTACGATTCCTACGAGAAAAGTTATACCATCGGAAAAGTGGTAGGGAAAGCAGTTGGGATGAAATCAGGTACAGTAATTGAATTTGAATTCTACTACCAGGGGAGAAAAATTAAAGGTGGAACGGGAATGGGGGATTACTCTCTCAGGGCTGGGGACAGGTATGTCGTTGAATTCAGCAAAGAGAAACTGGACTTGTCGGAGGCATTGCTTTATTATCCGGTTCCGGACACGGTGGATGTTGAAGTTCCATGGGACGGATGGCCGGAAGTCCCTAATGAACTGAAAATTTACCGGAGAAAGAGAATGGAGCTTTTCGGGCTTTATGATTGGATATATGGAGACTAA
- a CDS encoding RHS repeat-associated core domain-containing protein, whose translation MITRAAPKAYLNIVVVDSEGNVENLSYKPVTTTAREDGSNKQHQEFYMEATADAPGFCYIYLSNDAAEGKEAFFDDFTVEVEESPLIQMTDYYPYGLVAENWVREIEDPTKELFQGKTLDSKTGWYDFHARQYDPALGRWFAVDPKSTEMPSVSPYGGMGNNPVAFTDPSGENPVLIGALIGLGTNGINNLINGDSFFQGGGKAALFWSHWRSIQCGHR comes from the coding sequence GTGATAACTCGAGCGGCCCCTAAAGCCTATCTTAACATCGTGGTAGTGGACAGTGAAGGCAATGTGGAGAACCTGTCCTACAAACCTGTGACCACGACCGCCAGGGAAGACGGCAGTAATAAGCAGCACCAGGAATTTTATATGGAGGCCACTGCTGATGCTCCCGGATTTTGTTATATTTATCTCAGCAATGATGCAGCGGAAGGGAAGGAAGCGTTCTTTGATGACTTTACCGTAGAAGTGGAAGAAAGCCCACTGATCCAGATGACCGACTACTACCCTTATGGACTGGTAGCCGAAAACTGGGTCAGGGAAATCGAAGACCCCACCAAGGAGCTTTTCCAGGGCAAAACGCTGGATAGCAAGACCGGCTGGTATGATTTTCATGCCAGGCAGTATGACCCGGCACTGGGAAGATGGTTTGCTGTTGATCCAAAATCAACAGAAATGCCATCGGTTTCTCCTTACGGCGGAATGGGGAATAATCCTGTAGCCTTTACCGATCCAAGTGGAGAAAATCCGGTATTAATAGGAGCTTTGATCGGTCTGGGAACCAATGGCATTAATAACCTGATCAATGGTGATAGTTTCTTTCAGGGAGGTGGTAAGGCAGCCCTTTTTTGGAGCCATTGGAGGAGCATTCAGTGCGGGCATAGGTGA